In Gordonia sp. SL306, the genomic window CGTATGCCGAGCGATCTGGGCCGCCGTGCCCCTACCCGTTGGTCGAGTGGCCGCGCCACCGACCGGCAAGCGAAATCACATCCATACCGCCCGCGAGCCGCTGTCGCCGATTCTGTAGATCGTGATCACCGATCCTATTGCCACGACGAGCGTCGCGGCGCCGAGCAACCAATCGACGGCCCGGCCCGCTCGCCCGAACACAGGAAAACGGTCGGACACGAACGCTCTCACGCGTTCGTCGTGCGCTGCCCACCAGAGAAATGTCAACGCGAAAAGCGGTCCAGCCCAGTAGATCATCTGCTCGCCCAGTTGGGTGTGGTGCTCCACGGCTTCGGTGTGCGGTACCCGTGCCTCCAGCGCTTCACCCGCACTGGTGGCCAGCGGCACCGCGATCAGGGCGGCCAGCGCGGCCAGTGGGACAAGGAATTCCAGACGCCGGCGTGCGGCGGGCCAGAGCACTGCGAGTACCGCCATCAGCGAAGCCAATGGGACGAGCACGACAACCGCATGAACGAGTAACGGGTGCGCGGGCAGTCCATTGACCGTGTTCACGCCATGAACGTAGACCCGCGAAGTTGAAAGGAAGCTGAAAGCGTGGCACCGCTGGTCCGCGGTCAGGCCCCCAGCGCCCGTGCGAACATGGGCCACGACTCGTGCATCTGGTCCTGCCAGTAGCCCCACGAATGTGTGCCGGTGGCAGGGAACCTCACCGTTGCCGGGATATGGAGCTGGCTCAACCGCCGGACGAGGGCGTCGGTGCAGTATCGTGCTGCCGCCTCGTCAACTCCTCCGGCGATCACCTGCTGAGCGAGTCGACCGCCGTTCCCGGCGATTCTGCGGTCGGCGAGGTTGTCGTGACCACCGGGGAGTCCGCTTGCCGCGCTTATCCACAGCGCTGGGGTACGCCGAGCCAGCTTGTGCGCGTTGATGACCGGGTCCTGTGCCGCCCACTCGGGGTCGCCCGGCGGCCCGTACATGTTGCTGGCATCGGCGCCGTCGGGGAGCCCGGTGACGATGCGGACGATGAGTTGTCCTTGTACAGAGGCCGTCTCGGCACACCCCGAGTACGCGCCGACGGCACGGTACATTCCGGGATGGTTCTCGGCGATCCGCACGACAGATGTACCCGACATCGAGATCCCCGCGATCCCGCGCGAACGACCGGGACCTGGTCCCCCATGGGCGCGCTCGAATGCCGACGGCAGTTCCGACGTCACAAATGTCTCCCACCGGAGCGGTCGGGTGGTCTTGACCCCGAACCGGAAGTTCGCAGCCGGATCCACTCTCTGCCAGTCGGCGTAGTAGGTCGCCGCACCACCGATCGGCGTCACGGTCCACACGTTCTTTGAACCGTAGAAAGCATTGGCATCGGTGGCGTGTGTCCAGTCGTCGCCGCGTTCGCCTCCGCTCGAGCCGTTCAGAAGGTACATGACCGGTGCGCCGGGGTTCCGATTCGCCGGCGCCTGCACCAACACGGGCACTTGTGTGGCCATGGATCGGGACCACACCGATGCGACGAGGTTTCTCGGCGAGAGCCTGGTCTCACGATAAGGGTGGGCAGCGCTCGCATGTGCGTAGCTGATGCCGTCCAACGTGTCCGCCGTAGCGGCGGGTGATCCGGTGAGTGTCATCCCGACGGCGGCCGCCACCGACAGGACCAGCACGCTGACCCTGGCAAAGAGTGCGTACCTCGTGCGCTGCATGCCGAGATGTTCCCATGGTCGACACGAGTTCGGGGCGAACTCAGCGAGCTGCTCCGCTCGGTCGAATGGTGCCACGGCCGAGTTTGTGCGATCCGTCGCACATCGGCGTGATGGAACTGCGTCCACACCGACACAATGCAACGGTCGAACGTCGGACCGGGATTGGGCTACCGTCGGAACGGCAGAGATCTATCGGTCCTCGCACAAGCAGGGGTCCGTCGTCGCAGACCACGATCATCGTCGGTGCGATGCGCCTGCCTCGGTCGTCGTCATCATCTTGGAGGCTGGAGTCCATTTGTCCTCACCTTCCGCACACCCGATCGACAGCAGTGGCGTCGACGCTACCAGCGCAGGTCAGCCGCGAATGCCGCTTCCAGCGCCACGTGGGCCGTTGAGCCGCACCGTCGTATCGACCCTCACCGGCCATCACACCGGACTCGATCAACTGCGTGACCGCATGGTTGCGGATCTGCCTACGGGCAACGACTTTCTGCTCGACGAAGACATCGCGATCACGCTGACAATGCTCTACGAGCTGCACCTCAGGGGAATCGTGGGAGTGTCCGACGACTGGGAGTGGAACGCGGACCTGCTGGCTGCGCGCGCGGTTCTCGAAGCCCGCTTTCTCGAGGCCATCGACGACCTGGTCGGAATGGTGCACCCGCCGGCCGACCTGGAAGGTGCTCTGTGGGCGGTCGGTAATGCGGATGACGGTCCGCCTCTGTCGTCGTTCATGGCGCGAACGGCCGAATGCGATCACTTTCGCGAATTGATCGTTCACCGCTCGTTCCATCAGCTTCGCGAGGCCGACGTGCACACGATGGCAATACCGCGCTTGCACGGCGCCGCGAAGGCAGGTCTTGTCGAAGTCCAGATGGACGAGTACGGCGGTGGATCCGTCGACAGAATGCACGCGACTCTCTACGCGCGGATGATGCGTGCACTGGGGCTGAACAGCGACTATGCACACTATATCGACGTGATTCCGGCGTCGACGCTGGCCGGGGTGAATGCGTTGTCGATGTTCGGCGTGCATCGCTCTCTGAGGTATGAGCTGATCGGTCACCTGTGCACAGTCGAGATGACCTCGGCGCTACCGAGCAGGAAATACAGTCGAGGGCTTGCCAGGCTCGGGTTCGGCCCCGATGCGCGACTCTTCTTCGATGAACACGTGGAGGCGGATTCGGTTCACGAGCAGCTCATTGTTCGCGAGGTGGCTGGTCGTCTGGCGGCCGGCGATCCCGCTGCCGGGACAGCGTTGATCCGAGGTGCCCGTGCCTGCGCCGCTTTCGACGTACTGGCCGCAGAGCATGTCTGGCAATGCTGGGAGTCTGCCGAGACGTCACTGCTGCGTTCACTCGAGGGCGTTACATCGTGAGTTTCAGCCGAATTTAAGTGTCTGGGTATTAGCGTCGATGAGATGTCCACAGTCAATGAGGAGAGTAGCCACCGGTGTGCGGCGGGAGGGTTGTGAACTGCATGATGAATGCTGACCGGGCCGTAATGCGTGGGCGCGGAGCACATGGGTGACGCGATCCTTGACCGGCGGACCCACGGCATCCTCAGTGCACTCCCCGGTCCCGTGCCTCAGATCGCGGAGCATCCCGAGGTGTACCGACCGTCGGTCGACTCCGCGCTGCTGTGTCTTGGGCTCGCCGAGGAGTTCCGGGTACGTCCGTCCCGATCGTCGTCGGCCACCGAACTCTGTGCGGGCGCAGGTCTAGCGAGCCTCTATGCGACCCGCTGGGCGTCCACGGTCATCGCCGTCGATCGGAACCCGGCAGCGATTGCGGTGATGCGGTCGAACGCTCGGGTGAACGGCGTCGCGCTGGATCTCCGCTGTGCCGATGCGAACGACCTGGACCGTTCCTTCGCGGCCGACGTGGTGTTCGCGAACCCGCCCTATGTGCCGACTTCTCCCGATGCGACTCGATCCGCACTCGGGTATGCCTGCAACGGTGGTGAACTCGGCCGCGATGTGATCGACTCGATCATCGAGCGCGCACCGATTCTCGTTCGCCCCGGTGGGACCTTGCTTCTGGTCCAGTCGACGATCAGCGGTGCCGAGCAGACCATGGCCGCACTGTCTGCTCTGGGCTTTCAGGTATCGGTGTCACACACGCGGACAATACCTTTCGGGCCGGTCATGCTGGGGCGTGCGGTGTGGATGGAAGAGCGAGGGCTGATCGCACCCGGGCAGCGATGGGAGCAGCTCGTGGTGATCCGAGCACGTCGACGGTGAAGCCCGTGTCTACATCCAGGATGATTCCGATGAATCGGGCACAGTCAGCTCTCTGGTACGCCCAGCAGGCTCTGGGGGACGTCCCACTTGCAGTGGCGCACTACATCGAGTTGGCGGGCGACGTCGACGTCGACACGTTGTGTTCGGCAGGTTCGCAGGCGGCGGTCGAGCTCGGTATTGCTTCGTCTCGGGTGATCACCGGGGCGGAGGGTGAGCCCCGACTTGTGATCGGGGCGGGGTCGCCCGACGCCGTACCGCGGATGTCCGCGAGTTCCGTCGCAGACGCGCTCCGACAGATGGAGGAAGCTGCGGCGAGTCCGCTTCCGCTCGACGGCCCGCTCACCGAGTCGATGGTGATCGAGGCCGACGGGCGGTGGTTCTTCTATCTCCGTGCCCACCATCTCGTGATCGACGGGTACGGTGCCGCAGCATTGCTGTCCCGGACTGCCGAGTTGTACCGGCGCGCGGTCAGGGCCGAGACGGACGCAGACGGCCCCGCCCCGCAGTCGCCGGAGGTGATCGTGGATTATGAGCAGAAGTATCGCTCGTCGTCGCGTCATGGGCAGGATGGGCAATACTGGTTCGAGGAGCTTACCAAGCGTCCGGAACCGTTGTGGCTGAACGGATCACCGGCGGACCCGGTTGTCTCACCGGTCCTCTCCGGCATCGACATCGAGGCGTCGATAGCGGCCGGAATCGAGGAATGTGCGCGGACTCACCGTACGGCCGTTGCGGCCATCTGGATTGCGGGTATCTGCCTTTACCTCTCGCGTGCGCGTGACCGTGCCGATATCCCGTTGCTCATCGCCAGCTCCGGGCGTACGACAGCGAGGCTGCGAGCGGCCGCTGGATGCATGTCGAATCTGCTTCCGGTCGCGGTTCAGGTGAACACGGGCGCCTGCGTCGCGGACTGGATCGGTGAGGTGTCGGCAGTGCTCTCAGAGATGTTGCGGCACCAGCAATTTCGTGTAGAAGAGATGAGACGCGACCGTGACCCGGGGATGTCCTCGCCGTTGCACGACGCGCCGGTGATCAACATCGCACCGGTCGCTCAATCCCTCGAGCTCGGTGATGCGGTGACGTCGCGCCATCGTATCCTCACCACCGGTCCCGTAGCCGATGTCAACATTGACCTGTACGCGACAACGCCTGGCGCCTGGCGCCTCGACGTCGAGGCGAACCCACGACGATACGAGAACGCCGATGCGGCGGCCATCGCCGACGGTGTGTTGGCCTGTGTACAGGCGTTGTCGGAATCAGCGGCCGACGCGGTGGTCGGCGACCTGCAACCGTGGCCGGCCAGGCCGGAAGATCCGCGACCGCAGGCAGGGCTCGCCACCATCGGGGACTGCGTCGTGAGCCACGCCGGTGGTGCCTCGACGGCGGTGGTCGACGCGGATGTCGAATACACCTATGCAGACATCGACGCGGCCGCGCGCCGAATCGCCGATGTCTGCCGCCGCCACGGCGTGCACCCAGGAGACATGGTTGCCTCCGTGCTGCCGCGCAGCGTCGCGGAAGTCGCAGTGTTCTGGGGTGTCGCGTACGCGGGAGGCTGTTTTGTCCCGATCGACCCCGCGCATCCTGTTCGCCGGCAACAGGCGATGGTCGACACCGTTCGGCCGGCGATCGCCTTCCACGCCGGCCCCCGGCCCGCGCTGGGCGGCGTCGAACAGGTCGATGCGGCACCGCTGATGTCGTCATCGAGCAACTGCGTGTCGGACGACCGCGCCGCGGTCACGGTCGACACCCCGGCATACGTCATCCACACTTCCGGTTCCACGGGGCAGCCGAGGGCAGTGGTGGTCTCGCATCGTGGAATAGGCGATCTCGCTGCAGAGATCGTCCGATCGTATGACCTCGACGAGAACTGCGTGGTCGCGCATGTTGCCGCGCCGGGATTCGACACCGCTGTGGTGGAGATACTCGCCGCTGCGCTGGCAGGTGCGTCCCTGGCTGTGGTGCCGGACAAGATCCGCGGCGGGACGGAACTCGCGGAGTTCCTCAATCGCCACCGGGTCACCCACCTACTCATCACGCCCGCCGCACTGGCGACGCTCCCGATCGATGACATCGAGACGGTCACCCACCTCGTCGTCGGAGGGGATGTTTGCCCCGCACCGTTGATCGATCTCTGGGCAGCCGAACATGTCGTCCGGTGTGCCTACGGACCTACGGAGGCGACGTGCAGTGTGGCCATGACGGACCCGATCGAGCCGTTTGGCACCAGGCGGCGAATAGAACTCGGCGATCCGATGAGCGGTGTCGCCCTGTTGGTCCTGGACAGCCATCTGCGAGCGGTGCCCCTGATGGGGGAGGGGGAGCTCTACATCGCCGGTCCCAGTCTCGCGCTGGGATATCTACGACAACTCGGCGTCACCAGTGCTCGTTTCGTAGCGCACCCATGGGGTGAACCGGGTAGCCGGATGTACTGCACGGGGGACCGGGTGATCGTCCGCGCAGAGGGTCGATTGGAGTACGTCGGCCGGTCCGATGAGCAGGTCAAGATTCGCGGATTCCGCGTGGAGCCAGCTGAAGTCGACGCCGCAATACTCCGAACCGGACGTGTCGCGGCGTGTGTCACCGTGGCGCGGCGGCGTCGTGATCTGACCGAACTGCATTCGTATGTGGTCACACGGGAACCGGCCCGAGACCTACTCGTGCAGCTGCGGTCCGAGTTGTCGTCCGAGCTGCCCACCTATCTGTTACCCGCGAGTATCACCCCGATCGCAGACATCCCGGTCACCGCCAACAACAAGGTCGATCGCGCGAGGTTGCCGGAGCCGCTGTTCGTGTCGAGCGCTCGGTTCGCAGCACCCCAATCCGTGCAGGAGCGTCAGGTGGTCGCTGCGTACGAGCGGCGACTCGACGTTGCCGACGAAATCGGCGTCGACGACGACTTCTTCGAGCTCGGGGGCAATTCGCTCAGTGCCACAGAGCTCGTCGCCGACCTCGCTCCGCAGTATCGGGTGACGGTGCGTGACGTTTTCGACGGACCGACCCCCCGCGAGCTCGCAGCGCGGCTCACGCTGCGCACCGATGACGAACTCCGCGCACCGTGGACGGCGACCACGGGGAGGCCCGTCCCGCTTTCCCCGGCACAGCGCAACGTTCCGCTACCGGACGGGTCGTCCGCAGGCCTGATCCCGTTCGTGCTGACCGTCCCGGGTGTGATCGACGCCGGCGTCGTTCGTGCCATGGTGCGCGGCACTGTCGAACGCCACCAGATGTTGCGATCCACTTTTTCCGGCGATCGGATGTTCGTGGACGCGCTTGCGCGGGACGACCGGTGGTCCGTGACCGAGGTCGAGGACACGGATTCCGGGTTCGATTGGGCGCGTGCGTTTCTCCACCGTCCAATGGATCTCGCGTCCGAGTACCCGTTTCGCATCGGTGTCGGTCGCGGTGACGCCTGCACACACATAGCCGTCGCGTTCCACCACATCGCGGTGGACGGTGATTCATTGCGGGCGCTGGCCACGGCGCTCCGCGGAGGCATGTGCCCAGCGGGGTACGACTACCTCGACTACGTACCGATCGCATGTCGCGAACAAGCCAGGGTCCGCGAGTCGGAACTGAGCTTCTGGCGGTCGACGGTACAACCGGGACGTCTTCTCGTCTCGGGAGCGGATCGGGCGCGGCCAACTGTGTTGGATCAGGATGGCCGCCGATTCACGCGAACGGTTCCCGAATCACTCTGGCCGCGCGTGCTGGATTACGCACGGCATTATCGTCTTCCATGGCTGACCGTTGTCCGGGCAGCCCTTGCCGTCTGCCTCTCGGCCCGGGGT contains:
- a CDS encoding DUF2231 domain-containing protein, with the translated sequence MNTVNGLPAHPLLVHAVVVLVPLASLMAVLAVLWPAARRRLEFLVPLAALAALIAVPLATSAGEALEARVPHTEAVEHHTQLGEQMIYWAGPLFALTFLWWAAHDERVRAFVSDRFPVFGRAGRAVDWLLGAATLVVAIGSVITIYRIGDSGSRAVWM
- a CDS encoding alpha/beta hydrolase, producing the protein MQRTRYALFARVSVLVLSVAAAVGMTLTGSPAATADTLDGISYAHASAAHPYRETRLSPRNLVASVWSRSMATQVPVLVQAPANRNPGAPVMYLLNGSSGGERGDDWTHATDANAFYGSKNVWTVTPIGGAATYYADWQRVDPAANFRFGVKTTRPLRWETFVTSELPSAFERAHGGPGPGRSRGIAGISMSGTSVVRIAENHPGMYRAVGAYSGCAETASVQGQLIVRIVTGLPDGADASNMYGPPGDPEWAAQDPVINAHKLARRTPALWISAASGLPGGHDNLADRRIAGNGGRLAQQVIAGGVDEAAARYCTDALVRRLSQLHIPATVRFPATGTHSWGYWQDQMHESWPMFARALGA
- a CDS encoding CDGSH iron-sulfur domain-containing protein gives rise to the protein MDSSLQDDDDDRGRRIAPTMIVVCDDGPLLVRGPIDLCRSDGSPIPVRRSTVALCRCGRSSITPMCDGSHKLGRGTIRPSGAAR
- a CDS encoding iron-containing redox enzyme family protein, with the protein product MPLPAPRGPLSRTVVSTLTGHHTGLDQLRDRMVADLPTGNDFLLDEDIAITLTMLYELHLRGIVGVSDDWEWNADLLAARAVLEARFLEAIDDLVGMVHPPADLEGALWAVGNADDGPPLSSFMARTAECDHFRELIVHRSFHQLREADVHTMAIPRLHGAAKAGLVEVQMDEYGGGSVDRMHATLYARMMRALGLNSDYAHYIDVIPASTLAGVNALSMFGVHRSLRYELIGHLCTVEMTSALPSRKYSRGLARLGFGPDARLFFDEHVEADSVHEQLIVREVAGRLAAGDPAAGTALIRGARACAAFDVLAAEHVWQCWESAETSLLRSLEGVTS
- a CDS encoding HemK2/MTQ2 family protein methyltransferase translates to MGDAILDRRTHGILSALPGPVPQIAEHPEVYRPSVDSALLCLGLAEEFRVRPSRSSSATELCAGAGLASLYATRWASTVIAVDRNPAAIAVMRSNARVNGVALDLRCADANDLDRSFAADVVFANPPYVPTSPDATRSALGYACNGGELGRDVIDSIIERAPILVRPGGTLLLVQSTISGAEQTMAALSALGFQVSVSHTRTIPFGPVMLGRAVWMEERGLIAPGQRWEQLVVIRARRR
- a CDS encoding amino acid adenylation domain-containing protein, whose translation is MNRAQSALWYAQQALGDVPLAVAHYIELAGDVDVDTLCSAGSQAAVELGIASSRVITGAEGEPRLVIGAGSPDAVPRMSASSVADALRQMEEAAASPLPLDGPLTESMVIEADGRWFFYLRAHHLVIDGYGAAALLSRTAELYRRAVRAETDADGPAPQSPEVIVDYEQKYRSSSRHGQDGQYWFEELTKRPEPLWLNGSPADPVVSPVLSGIDIEASIAAGIEECARTHRTAVAAIWIAGICLYLSRARDRADIPLLIASSGRTTARLRAAAGCMSNLLPVAVQVNTGACVADWIGEVSAVLSEMLRHQQFRVEEMRRDRDPGMSSPLHDAPVINIAPVAQSLELGDAVTSRHRILTTGPVADVNIDLYATTPGAWRLDVEANPRRYENADAAAIADGVLACVQALSESAADAVVGDLQPWPARPEDPRPQAGLATIGDCVVSHAGGASTAVVDADVEYTYADIDAAARRIADVCRRHGVHPGDMVASVLPRSVAEVAVFWGVAYAGGCFVPIDPAHPVRRQQAMVDTVRPAIAFHAGPRPALGGVEQVDAAPLMSSSSNCVSDDRAAVTVDTPAYVIHTSGSTGQPRAVVVSHRGIGDLAAEIVRSYDLDENCVVAHVAAPGFDTAVVEILAAALAGASLAVVPDKIRGGTELAEFLNRHRVTHLLITPAALATLPIDDIETVTHLVVGGDVCPAPLIDLWAAEHVVRCAYGPTEATCSVAMTDPIEPFGTRRRIELGDPMSGVALLVLDSHLRAVPLMGEGELYIAGPSLALGYLRQLGVTSARFVAHPWGEPGSRMYCTGDRVIVRAEGRLEYVGRSDEQVKIRGFRVEPAEVDAAILRTGRVAACVTVARRRRDLTELHSYVVTREPARDLLVQLRSELSSELPTYLLPASITPIADIPVTANNKVDRARLPEPLFVSSARFAAPQSVQERQVVAAYERRLDVADEIGVDDDFFELGGNSLSATELVADLAPQYRVTVRDVFDGPTPRELAARLTLRTDDELRAPWTATTGRPVPLSPAQRNVPLPDGSSAGLIPFVLTVPGVIDAGVVRAMVRGTVERHQMLRSTFSGDRMFVDALARDDRWSVTEVEDTDSGFDWARAFLHRPMDLASEYPFRIGVGRGDACTHIAVAFHHIAVDGDSLRALATALRGGMCPAGYDYLDYVPIACREQARVRESELSFWRSTVQPGRLLVSGADRARPTVLDQDGRRFTRTVPESLWPRVLDYARHYRLPWLTVVRAALAVCLSARGGQDSVHIGGLVSGRDDRRWSGVVGMFVNTVTVVCPVSDTISGTIAAVRDAELHAYAHARTPFVEVAAELGGHVSNAHPLFQAMVTVDDLSLGDTAASPDSNAELFTGLDIGVTPLPTDVAKCDLHVSIVPVRGRQATIEILYATALYDEETAHAIVDELLVILHAVVAGPNTSD